The following are encoded together in the Mammaliicoccus vitulinus genome:
- the bshB2 gene encoding bacillithiol biosynthesis deacetylase BshB2: protein MNDERQVLVIFPHPDDEAFGTSGTLSKFVDNGTPVTYACLTLGQMGRNLGNPPFATRESLPHIRERELDAAAAAIGITDLRKMGYRDKTIEFEPKDELDSMVKSLIDELNPSLIISFYPGYSVHPDHEATADSVIRTVSRMDESARPKLHLVAFSNDTYRDLGEPDINIDITGYEERKMKVLQAHASQTGPMLQNLASNTQEGEAAKDMWLKTEHFWTYHIE from the coding sequence ATGAATGATGAAAGACAAGTATTAGTTATTTTTCCACATCCTGATGACGAAGCATTTGGTACATCTGGTACGCTCAGTAAATTTGTAGATAATGGGACGCCTGTAACTTATGCATGCTTAACTTTAGGACAAATGGGACGTAATCTTGGTAATCCACCTTTTGCTACACGTGAATCTTTACCACATATTAGAGAACGTGAATTGGATGCAGCGGCAGCAGCAATTGGTATTACAGATTTAAGAAAAATGGGTTACAGAGATAAAACAATTGAATTTGAACCTAAAGATGAATTAGATAGTATGGTAAAATCATTAATAGATGAACTTAATCCATCACTTATTATTTCGTTCTATCCTGGTTATTCTGTTCATCCTGACCATGAAGCAACTGCAGATTCAGTTATAAGAACGGTCAGTCGTATGGATGAATCAGCTAGACCTAAATTACATTTAGTAGCATTTAGCAATGACACATATCGTGATTTAGGAGAACCGGATATAAATATAGATATTACTGGTTATGAAGAGCGCAAGATGAAGGTCCTTCAAGCTCATGCGTCTCAAACCGGTCCAATGTTACAAAACCTCGCTTCAAATACACAAGAGGGTGAAGCGGCTAAAGATATGTGGTTGAAGACAGAACATTTCTGGACATATCATATTGAATAG
- the folE2 gene encoding GTP cyclohydrolase FolE2, giving the protein MTQLDLSTREARWKHFGSVDPIKGNKPTEKEKMPDLQSSKKDFLFEIEHVGIKNLIYPVRIDDFQTVGNFEFSTSLNQDEKGINMSRIIESVEKHYDNGVKLEFDYLTTLLNTLQSVMLQNTASLDVTAKWFFNRYSPITNQKAVGHADIRYILSVSDDKVTQKSLGIEVPVTTLCPCSKEISEYSAHNQRGIITVLIDLNPEIDLPDNYKDIVLDGMEANASSMLYPILKRTDEKAVTERAYENPRFVEDLIRLVAADLVELDWIKGFEIECRNEESIHQHDAFARLKYTK; this is encoded by the coding sequence ATGACACAATTAGATTTATCAACACGTGAAGCGCGATGGAAACACTTTGGTTCAGTTGACCCTATCAAAGGCAATAAACCAACTGAAAAAGAAAAAATGCCTGACTTACAGAGCTCTAAGAAAGATTTCCTTTTCGAGATTGAACATGTTGGTATTAAAAACTTAATTTACCCTGTCAGAATAGATGATTTTCAAACTGTTGGGAACTTTGAATTTTCAACAAGTTTAAACCAAGATGAAAAAGGTATTAATATGAGCCGTATTATAGAAAGTGTTGAAAAACATTATGATAACGGTGTGAAATTAGAGTTCGATTATTTAACTACATTATTAAATACCCTTCAATCTGTTATGCTCCAAAATACTGCTTCATTAGATGTTACAGCTAAATGGTTCTTCAATCGTTATAGCCCTATCACTAACCAAAAAGCAGTCGGTCATGCAGATATCAGATATATCCTTTCTGTTTCAGATGATAAAGTGACTCAAAAATCTTTAGGCATTGAAGTGCCAGTCACAACTTTATGTCCATGTTCTAAAGAAATTAGTGAATACTCCGCTCATAACCAACGCGGAATTATCACAGTCCTAATTGATTTGAACCCTGAGATAGACTTACCTGATAATTACAAAGATATCGTATTAGACGGTATGGAGGCTAACGCAAGTTCAATGTTATACCCAATATTGAAACGTACAGACGAAAAAGCCGTAACAGAAAGAGCATATGAAAATCCAAGATTCGTTGAAGACTTAATTAGATTAGTAGCTGCTGATTTAGTAGAACTCGACTGGATAAAAGGATTCGAAATAGAATGTCGTAACGAAGAATCCATACATCAACACGATGCATTTGCAAGATTAAAATATACGAAATAG
- a CDS encoding NADPH-dependent FMN reductase, with amino-acid sequence MKVLLIVGSAKQYSHTHALAQFVRGNLEDEGAEVTLFDLYDKPIPFLDVSGRHLNDERIKINVNELRQQAEEADAIIIGTPNYHGSYSGVLKNALDHLTMDQFKMKPVGLICNSGGMRSTEPLSHLRIIMRNLLGIAVPVQISTQDADFGKTESGTYYIDVDDIKLRVKLFTEQITKLVKNNPWAEAEEEEVNL; translated from the coding sequence GTGAAAGTATTACTTATTGTAGGTAGCGCAAAACAATATTCACATACACATGCCCTTGCACAATTTGTTCGAGGAAACTTAGAAGACGAAGGTGCAGAAGTAACTTTGTTTGATTTATATGACAAGCCAATACCGTTCTTAGATGTATCAGGTCGACATTTAAATGATGAACGTATTAAAATTAATGTGAATGAATTACGACAACAAGCTGAAGAAGCAGATGCAATTATCATTGGTACACCGAATTACCACGGTTCATATTCGGGTGTTTTGAAAAATGCATTAGATCATTTAACAATGGATCAATTTAAAATGAAACCTGTTGGCTTAATATGTAATAGTGGTGGTATGCGCAGCACAGAACCGTTATCACATTTGCGAATCATTATGAGAAACTTATTAGGGATTGCAGTTCCAGTTCAAATCTCTACACAAGATGCTGATTTCGGTAAAACTGAAAGTGGCACATATTATATTGATGTAGATGACATTAAATTGCGTGTTAAATTATTTACAGAGCAAATTACGAAACTGGTTAAAAATAATCCGTGGGCTGAAGCAGAAGAAGAAGAAGTGAATTTATAA
- a CDS encoding Cof-type HAD-IIB family hydrolase encodes MIRLIATDMDGTLLNAAHEVSNENYEAIKYAQSKGITVVIATGRAFYEANGPIEKTDLSLPYICLNGAEVRDEEFNIVHTSKLTRPLINKITGVLKKEDIYYQVYTNFGIYTEDPEKDLEIYVDIAEKAGQKADVKKIRANIQSRIDNGTLKTVDSYDEIENRPGEIILKILAFSSDLSKIDRAKSEISESQSLAVSSSSRGNIEITHSDAQKGIALEEIADQLNIPMSDVMAIGDNLNDVSMLEKAGYAVAMENGAPEVKEMADYITDSNEHSGVGNAIIHALKDYDR; translated from the coding sequence ATGATAAGGTTAATCGCAACAGATATGGATGGTACTTTATTGAACGCAGCACATGAAGTTTCTAATGAAAATTACGAAGCGATAAAATATGCACAGTCTAAAGGTATAACTGTAGTTATTGCTACTGGTAGAGCGTTTTACGAGGCAAATGGCCCGATTGAAAAAACAGACTTATCGTTACCATATATTTGTTTAAATGGAGCAGAAGTAAGGGATGAGGAATTTAATATCGTCCATACTTCTAAATTAACACGTCCTTTAATCAATAAAATCACGGGAGTTTTGAAAAAAGAAGATATTTATTATCAAGTTTATACGAACTTTGGTATCTACACTGAAGATCCAGAGAAAGACTTGGAAATATATGTAGATATAGCTGAAAAAGCTGGTCAAAAAGCTGACGTTAAAAAGATTCGAGCAAACATTCAAAGTAGAATTGATAATGGCACGTTAAAAACAGTGGATAGTTATGATGAAATCGAAAATCGTCCAGGAGAGATTATCTTGAAAATATTAGCCTTTTCAAGTGATTTATCTAAAATTGATAGAGCTAAATCGGAAATTTCAGAATCTCAAAGTTTAGCCGTTTCATCATCTTCAAGAGGGAATATTGAAATTACACATTCTGATGCACAAAAGGGTATCGCATTAGAAGAAATTGCTGATCAATTAAACATTCCAATGTCAGATGTCATGGCAATCGGGGATAACTTGAATGATGTATCAATGTTAGAAAAAGCAGGTTATGCTGTTGCAATGGAAAACGGAGCACCTGAAGTAAAAGAAATGGCTGATTATATTACCGACAGTAACGAACATAGTGGTGTAGGGAATGCGATTATACATGCATTAAAAGATTATGATCGTTAA
- the tadA gene encoding tRNA adenosine(34) deaminase TadA produces the protein MHENYMKLAIQEAKKAWEMDEVPIGAIVVYKGEVIGKGHNLRENDQSPIAHAEMIAIQEAAKYLNSWRLEETTLYATLEPCVMCSGAIVMSRIPHVVYGATDPKGGCSGSLMNLIEDTRFNHRATVERGILEQECGDMLRNFFREKRNLKKQIKQNNTDS, from the coding sequence GTGCATGAAAATTATATGAAACTTGCAATTCAAGAAGCGAAAAAAGCTTGGGAAATGGATGAAGTGCCAATTGGTGCGATTGTCGTATATAAAGGTGAAGTGATTGGTAAAGGACATAATTTAAGAGAAAATGATCAAAGTCCGATTGCACATGCTGAAATGATTGCGATACAAGAGGCGGCGAAATATCTTAATTCATGGCGATTAGAAGAAACGACATTATATGCTACTTTAGAGCCTTGTGTCATGTGTTCAGGTGCAATTGTAATGAGTAGAATACCTCATGTTGTCTATGGTGCAACTGACCCTAAAGGTGGCTGTAGTGGTAGCCTTATGAATTTAATAGAAGATACGCGCTTTAATCATCGCGCTACGGTTGAAAGAGGGATACTTGAACAAGAATGTGGTGACATGCTTCGAAACTTTTTTAGAGAAAAAAGGAACTTAAAAAAACAAATTAAACAGAATAATACAGATTCATAG
- a CDS encoding deoxynucleoside kinase — protein sequence MKKTFIAIEGPIGVGKSSLTKKLAKALNYTEEFEIVDENPYLSNFYEDISKWSFQTEMFFLCHRYKQLTDLENINGIVSDYHIFKNKIFAKNTLNDTEFDKFSRIYDILTEDIRMPDQIIFLDASLEVLQQRIAHRNRSYETQIENNYLAQLKSDYNQFYEEVKSEIDTIQIDTSHLDFVNNTTDYQQVLTLLQPLIGEITHDK from the coding sequence ATGAAAAAAACCTTTATCGCAATAGAAGGACCAATAGGAGTCGGGAAAAGCTCCTTAACTAAAAAGCTTGCTAAAGCTCTAAATTACACTGAAGAATTTGAAATTGTTGATGAAAATCCATACTTAAGTAATTTCTATGAAGATATTTCTAAATGGAGTTTTCAAACAGAGATGTTCTTCTTATGCCATCGCTACAAACAGTTAACTGATTTAGAAAATATTAATGGTATCGTTAGTGACTATCACATTTTCAAAAATAAAATTTTCGCAAAAAACACTTTAAACGATACTGAATTTGATAAATTTAGTAGAATTTATGATATCTTAACTGAAGATATTCGCATGCCTGACCAAATTATCTTTCTCGATGCATCATTAGAAGTCCTTCAACAACGCATTGCTCATCGAAATAGATCTTATGAAACACAAATTGAAAATAATTACTTAGCACAACTCAAAAGTGATTATAATCAATTCTATGAAGAAGTAAAAAGTGAAATTGATACTATTCAAATAGATACATCTCACTTAGATTTCGTCAATAACACCACAGATTATCAACAAGTATTAACATTATTACAACCTTTGATTGGAGAGATTACACATGACAAATAA
- a CDS encoding deoxynucleoside kinase, whose translation MTNKVIPSDAIITIAGTVGVGKSSLTQALSERLNFKTSFEKVDNNPYLEKFYHDFERWSFHLQIYFLAERFKEQKRMFEYGGGFIQDRSIYEDVDIFAKMHEEQGTMTKEDYATYRDLFEAMVMTPYFPKPDALIYLECDYNDVIQRIQNRGRQMEIETDEEYWKKLFSRYDNWINNFTECPVVRVNINDYDLYEDPDSINHIIDKIAHVIETHRSIDTRVK comes from the coding sequence ATGACAAATAAAGTCATACCTAGTGATGCTATTATCACAATTGCTGGTACTGTTGGTGTTGGAAAATCATCTTTAACACAAGCACTTAGCGAACGACTAAACTTTAAAACATCATTTGAAAAAGTCGATAACAACCCCTATTTAGAAAAATTTTACCACGACTTTGAACGTTGGAGTTTTCACTTACAAATATACTTTTTAGCTGAACGTTTTAAAGAACAAAAAAGAATGTTTGAATACGGTGGAGGGTTTATACAAGACCGCTCAATTTACGAAGACGTTGATATATTCGCAAAAATGCATGAAGAACAAGGAACAATGACTAAAGAAGACTATGCGACTTATAGAGATTTGTTTGAAGCAATGGTTATGACACCATATTTCCCTAAACCGGATGCCTTAATATACTTAGAATGTGATTATAACGATGTAATACAACGTATACAAAATCGCGGTCGACAAATGGAAATTGAAACAGATGAAGAATATTGGAAAAAACTATTCTCACGCTATGATAACTGGATTAACAATTTCACAGAATGTCCCGTCGTTCGTGTAAATATTAATGACTATGATTTATACGAAGATCCAGATTCAATCAATCACATTATAGATAAAATCGCTCATGTCATTGAAACTCATCGTTCAATTGATACACGAGTAAAATAA
- a CDS encoding HAD family hydrolase: protein MIKWLLFDKDGTLLEFDETWSEISLVMIDRFVEKYHIDHKQSLQEELGYVNDRFLSSGILASGTLSDIINVFTKYAQENDKQELEKWTVQLSKDLISEYEPETIVIEGLLDTLKAFKDKQYNIAIITSDDIDGTERFIKDAGVEHLIDEKITASINGYQKPNPKMVEDFYKKWDVSPNEIAIIGDTPTDIQMGKNAHFRAVVGVLSGTGNKEDLADADYIYQDINEFYKQEAEWNK, encoded by the coding sequence ATGATTAAATGGTTATTGTTTGATAAAGACGGTACATTGCTTGAATTTGATGAAACGTGGTCAGAAATTTCATTAGTTATGATAGACCGATTTGTAGAAAAATATCACATTGATCATAAGCAATCTTTACAAGAAGAACTAGGTTATGTAAATGATAGATTTTTATCAAGTGGCATACTAGCATCAGGCACATTATCAGATATCATTAATGTGTTTACGAAATATGCACAAGAAAACGACAAACAAGAACTTGAAAAATGGACGGTTCAATTAAGTAAAGACTTAATAAGTGAATATGAACCTGAAACAATTGTTATTGAAGGATTGTTGGATACATTAAAAGCTTTTAAAGACAAACAATATAATATTGCAATCATTACAAGTGATGACATAGACGGTACAGAAAGATTCATTAAAGATGCAGGTGTCGAACATTTAATTGATGAAAAAATCACAGCATCCATAAATGGCTATCAAAAGCCAAATCCTAAAATGGTAGAAGACTTTTATAAAAAATGGGACGTATCACCAAATGAAATTGCGATTATAGGAGACACACCAACTGATATTCAAATGGGTAAAAACGCACACTTCAGAGCAGTTGTCGGTGTCCTTAGCGGTACGGGGAATAAAGAAGATTTAGCAGACGCAGATTATATTTATCAAGATATTAATGAATTTTATAAGCAAGAAGCGGAATGGAATAAATAA
- a CDS encoding branched-chain amino acid aminotransferase, with the protein MSETFYVEKREQLKEKPDFQNLVFGEIFTDYMLSMSYKQGEGWSEPKIIPYGPITLSPSAQGLHYGQTVFEGMKAYKDGDDVTLFRPDQNFKRINLSLKRLEMPQIDEEKVLNGLLQLVDLERDWIPSGEGQSLYVRPFVYATEPYLGVRSSTDYEFLVILSPVGAYYGAEQMKPTSIYVEDEFVRAVRGGVGFAKCGGNYAASLIAQTRANELGFDQVLWLDGVEQKYIEEVGSMNIFFVIDGKVVTPELNGSILPGITRKTVLELAQEMGYETEEKRLSIDDIINAHQDGRLTEIFGTGTAAVISPVGFLKYDDVEITINNNETGPITQTLFDEYTAIQTGKKEDKHGWRVVVGKESHIETV; encoded by the coding sequence ATGTCAGAAACATTTTACGTAGAAAAGCGTGAACAGCTCAAAGAAAAACCGGACTTTCAAAATTTGGTCTTTGGCGAAATCTTTACTGATTATATGCTATCTATGTCATATAAACAGGGTGAAGGCTGGTCAGAGCCTAAAATTATTCCATACGGGCCGATTACTTTATCACCAAGTGCGCAAGGTCTTCACTATGGCCAAACAGTATTTGAAGGTATGAAAGCATATAAAGACGGCGATGATGTTACATTATTTAGACCGGATCAAAATTTCAAGAGAATTAATTTATCTTTAAAAAGACTTGAAATGCCTCAAATCGATGAAGAAAAAGTGCTGAATGGTTTATTACAACTTGTAGATTTAGAGCGTGATTGGATTCCAAGTGGAGAAGGACAATCTTTATATGTTAGACCATTTGTATACGCTACAGAACCTTACTTAGGTGTGCGTTCTTCTACGGACTATGAATTTTTAGTGATTCTTTCTCCAGTAGGCGCTTATTATGGTGCTGAGCAAATGAAACCAACAAGCATTTATGTAGAAGACGAATTTGTGCGCGCAGTAAGAGGTGGCGTTGGCTTTGCTAAATGTGGAGGTAACTATGCGGCTAGTTTAATTGCACAAACACGTGCTAATGAATTAGGTTTCGACCAAGTATTGTGGTTAGATGGTGTTGAACAAAAATATATCGAAGAAGTGGGAAGTATGAATATATTCTTCGTTATTGACGGTAAAGTTGTAACACCTGAATTAAATGGCAGTATTTTACCAGGTATTACTCGCAAAACTGTACTGGAACTTGCTCAAGAAATGGGCTATGAAACTGAAGAGAAACGATTATCTATCGATGATATTATTAATGCACATCAAGACGGTCGTTTAACAGAAATTTTCGGTACAGGAACAGCAGCAGTTATTTCTCCAGTTGGATTTTTAAAATACGACGATGTAGAAATTACGATTAATAATAATGAGACTGGTCCAATTACTCAAACGTTATTTGATGAATATACAGCAATTCAAACAGGTAAAAAAGAAGATAAACATGGTTGGAGAGTTGTAGTAGGAAAAGAAAGTCATATCGAAACAGTATAA
- a CDS encoding L-threonine 3-dehydrogenase produces the protein MKKIIITGALGQIGTELVIKLRKKYGNDNVLATDIREPESDSEINNGPFEILDVTDHDRFQVLVKEFEGDTLMHMAALLSATAEKNPLFAWNLNMGGLVNALEIAREFDMQFFTPSSIGAFGPNTPKDMTPQVTIQRPTSMYGVNKVSGELLCDYYFTKFGVDTRSMRFPGLISYVKEPGGGTTDYAVEIYFKAIREGRYDSYIAQDTYMDMMFMDDAIDAIIQLMEADSERLINRNAYNVSAMSVDPETIKASIQKKMPEFELGYDVDPERQAIADSWPNAIDSTCAKEEWGFSPNYDLDSMTELMLKAIKEKDNLARS, from the coding sequence ATGAAAAAGATCATAATCACTGGAGCGTTAGGGCAAATCGGGACTGAATTAGTGATAAAACTAAGAAAGAAATATGGTAACGATAATGTTCTAGCAACAGATATTAGAGAACCAGAAAGTGATAGTGAAATAAATAACGGTCCGTTTGAAATATTAGATGTAACCGACCATGATAGATTTCAAGTATTGGTAAAGGAATTTGAAGGAGATACTTTAATGCATATGGCTGCATTACTTTCAGCTACAGCAGAAAAGAATCCATTATTTGCATGGAACTTAAATATGGGTGGATTAGTAAATGCACTTGAAATAGCACGTGAATTCGATATGCAATTCTTCACACCAAGTTCAATTGGTGCATTCGGACCTAATACACCTAAAGATATGACACCTCAAGTTACCATACAAAGACCAACATCTATGTATGGTGTAAATAAAGTATCAGGTGAATTATTATGTGATTATTACTTCACTAAATTTGGCGTAGATACAAGAAGTATGAGGTTCCCTGGCTTAATCTCTTATGTAAAAGAACCAGGTGGAGGTACAACGGATTACGCAGTTGAAATTTATTTCAAAGCGATACGTGAAGGCAGATACGACAGTTACATTGCGCAAGATACGTATATGGATATGATGTTTATGGATGATGCAATCGATGCAATTATTCAGTTGATGGAAGCGGACAGTGAGCGATTAATCAATCGTAATGCATATAACGTTAGTGCGATGAGCGTTGATCCGGAAACAATCAAAGCATCTATTCAAAAGAAAATGCCTGAATTTGAATTAGGTTATGATGTTGATCCAGAACGCCAAGCAATTGCTGATAGCTGGCCAAACGCTATTGATTCAACTTGTGCTAAAGAAGAGTGGGGATTTTCACCAAATTATGACTTAGATAGTATGACTGAATTAATGCTAAAAGCGATTAAAGAAAAAGATAATTTAGCAAGAAGCTAA